In Leptospiraceae bacterium, one DNA window encodes the following:
- a CDS encoding 4Fe-4S dicluster domain-containing protein — MIFFYELFNLLCKYKTLNYRKISDTNPSSKGIPAPIGLGNSEDCFACKSCERYCPTKAIQIVSETEIQFDYGACTQCGLCVEICEKEKLENSGFVNVFALNREEFVIRYKNGNFTPKEYPISPNVENFRKLTKRKGFNFREIAAGGNNCGECEIGASFNNVFDSESEGVKNVASPKHADAIVYTGPISENMKEPLSIAWNVMPKPKALIACGTEAISGGVFTLGERPCEPDLFIAGDPPRPDVSVSAYRLLMGRIKFSFQIKFYKRFQELKERKHER; from the coding sequence ATGATATTCTTTTATGAATTATTCAATCTTTTATGCAAATATAAAACTTTAAACTACAGAAAAATTTCAGACACAAATCCAAGTTCTAAAGGAATTCCTGCCCCAATTGGTCTTGGAAATAGTGAAGATTGTTTTGCTTGTAAATCTTGTGAAAGGTATTGCCCGACTAAGGCAATTCAGATCGTGTCTGAAACAGAAATTCAATTCGATTACGGAGCTTGTACTCAATGCGGTCTATGTGTAGAGATTTGCGAAAAAGAGAAATTGGAGAATTCAGGCTTTGTGAATGTGTTTGCATTGAACAGAGAAGAATTTGTTATCCGATATAAAAATGGAAATTTTACACCCAAAGAATATCCTATTTCGCCTAACGTAGAAAATTTCAGAAAACTCACAAAAAGAAAAGGATTTAATTTTCGAGAAATTGCAGCAGGTGGAAACAACTGTGGAGAATGTGAGATAGGTGCTAGTTTTAATAATGTATTTGATAGTGAGAGTGAAGGAGTAAAAAATGTAGCTTCTCCTAAACACGCGGATGCGATTGTATATACCGGACCTATTAGTGAAAATATGAAAGAACCTCTCTCTATAGCATGGAATGTTATGCCAAAACCAAAGGCGTTAATTGCTTGTGGGACAGAAGCAATCAGTGGAGGAGTTTTTACGTTAGGCGAAAGACCTTGTGAGCCGGATTTGTTCATCGCCGGCGATCCTCCAAGACCGGATGTGTCTGTTAGTGCTTATAGGTTACTGATGGGAAGAATCAAATTTTCATTTCAAATAAAATTTTATAAAAGATTTCAAGAATTAAAGGAGAGAAAACATGAAAGATAA